TTGTCCCAAGCTTATTCAGAATGGCGCGAAGCTACCTTACAAGAAGGACGACAAGAAGGACGACAAGAAGGACGACAAGAAGGACGACAAGAAGGACAACGCTTAGTGGTGGAAAACTTGCTAAGAGTTCGATTTGGGACTCTAGATGCAGAACTCTTGGGAGTAGTTGAGACAATACTACAGTTACCACCAGAAGAATATAGCCCCTTGTTGCTGGAATTATCGCGCCAAGAATTGTTAACTAGGTTTGGTGCTGACAGAAATTGATAACGATAATCTTTAATAATAATTGCCTCTTCATTATACCTAGTTAGTATTTACTGAAAACACAATATGTGATTAAGCCGTGACAGCCAACTCAGCCGATACTTCGTCTTCTATTTTTCGTCTCTCCCCTTTAATTAGAATCACCTTGTTGTCTTTATATGTGGCACTTACCACACCATTACCTTTCCTTTCTCAGGTAACAGGTGCGCCCGTAACGCCAGCGCTTTTGTGGGTGGGCATAGTTATTGGTTTTATTGCCCTATATGCAGCGTTGAGCGAACGCGTGATTTTAGATGACCAAGGAATTCAGGTCACTTATCCTAAATGGGTTCCGCGTTTTTTTCGTAAAGGCTGGTCTTTACCTTGGTCTGAAGTAAAAGAGTTAAAACTCCGCACTACGGGTCAAGGAGGACTAGTTTACTACTTCCTGAGCAAGGAAGGACAAGCTTATCTACTACCAATGCGTGTAGCCGGATTTGCTCGTTTGGTGAAACTTGTGCAAGAAAGGACAGGCATAGACACCACAGATGTCTATCCTTTAGCACAACCTTGGATGTATTTAATTTTACTTGGTTTTACACTGTTGCTGCTGTTGGTTGATGGCTGGACAATCGCCACAGCATTAGCGCAAGGTAACATAAATTAAAAAAAATATCACAGGTACAGGATTTTGTAGCGGAAGTCGCGGCTATCCTATCTTTTTGTCGTCGCACGAATAACTCATCCGTTATTTTATCCGTTGCTAAGGACAATCATCATACAAGGGTTCAATTTGGAGATTCAACAAAACACGCAGATGGGGAAACTTACCCCCAAAACACAACTGCGCTTAGAACAAGTCAGCCTGTTTGCCAACCTGAAAACTCAGGGGAAGAGTAACCCGCTGGGACACCCAATATTGCAGGATATTTCCTTTGAGGTATTTGAGGGAGAACGAGTTGCTATTGTTGGACCATCGGGTGCAGGAAAAACTCATTTATTACGCCTCCTGAACCGTTTAAGTACACCTACGAGCGGTAAAATCTATCTGGAAAATCAAGAGTATCGCCAAATTCCTGTATTGCAGCTACGCTCCTTAGTGACACTGGTACTGCAAGAGTCCAAGCTGTTGGGAATGACCGTCAAAGAAGCGATCGCTTATCCCCTGGTTTTGCGTGGTTTACCCAAACAGACAATTGAGCAACGTGTGAGTCACTCGATAGAACAGTTGCAAATTCCAGATGAATGGTTTGGACGAACTGAGGTCCAACTTTCTGCGGGTCAACGACAACTCGTGGCGATCGCTCGTGGTTTAGTTATTCAACCGAAAATTTTATTGTTAGATGAGCCAACCTCTGCCCTAGACGCAGGTAGTGCTAAGAATCTTATAGAAATTTTAAACCAGCTTGCTCAAAGTTATCAAACAACGGTTTTTATGGTAAACCACCAGCTAGAGCTAGCCCAGAAGTTTTGTACACGGTTATTGTACTTACAGCAAGGTCGCTTACTTGTCAATCAAGAAGCATCTGAGATCAGCTGGGCTAACTTACGAGAAAGCTTGACGCAAGCAAAGGCGCAAGATGAATTTGGATTTTAAAGTTGTTAGTTGTTAGTTATTGGTTGTTGGTTATTAGCTTTTCTTTGCCACTATCCACTACCCACTAACCACTACCCATTCCCCTTACCTCTGAGTACTAATCGTTGAGCGTTGATTGGTGAACCTCTGTTTAGGTAACTTTGGTGGTAAATCTGGAAGATTAGCATTTAAAATTTCTGTGTTAAATCGGTATCCTACATTGCGGATAGTTTGAATCAAACTAGGTTGGCGCGGATCTAATTCAACTTTTTTCCGCAATGATAGTACATGGGTATCAATGGTACGTGGGTTGTCTATGGCATCGGGCCAAGCACGGCGTAGTAGTTCAGACCTACTCAAAGGCACTCCTCCAGCTTGTGCTAAAACGTATAGTAAACTGAATTCCTGTGGTGTTAAGTCAATAAACTCTCCTTGGAAGCGAACGCGTCGCTGTACTAAATCAATTTGCAGAGCGCCATAATCCAAGTAAGCAGGTGCAACGGGTGTGCGCTTACGGCGAATAATTGCCTCAACCCGTGCAAGAAACTCTTGCATCCCAAAAGGTTTGCTGAGGTAGTCATCTGCTCCCGCTTTCAAACCAGCGACGATATCAGCTTCATTACTCCGAGCAGATAGCATTAAGATTAAAGGCTGTTGCTGACGATGCAACCAACGGCAGAACTCAATGCCATCACCATCAGGTAAATCAGCATCAAGAATGACCAGTGTTGGTTGATGGCTTAAAAACACTTCTCTAGCTTGATAGATACTTGCAGCTTGATGCACCCGATAGTCCAGTTGTTGCAAGTGCCAGCCAAGCAATGACCTCAGATGGGGATTTCCCTCAATGATTTCAATACAAACCGAACCCACGGTGGCAAGACCCCTTAGCGTGCATGACTTTCAAAGTAACAAAGCCTATGTCTTAGGTTTTGTAATCCTTGTTACTTCAATTGCTATTGGCTTCATATTTACTAATACCAATACTGGCAAGGTGTTTAATTCGTGCCTTGCCCAAAGCCA
The sequence above is a segment of the Mastigocladopsis repens PCC 10914 genome. Coding sequences within it:
- a CDS encoding ABC transporter ATP-binding protein, which gives rise to MGKLTPKTQLRLEQVSLFANLKTQGKSNPLGHPILQDISFEVFEGERVAIVGPSGAGKTHLLRLLNRLSTPTSGKIYLENQEYRQIPVLQLRSLVTLVLQESKLLGMTVKEAIAYPLVLRGLPKQTIEQRVSHSIEQLQIPDEWFGRTEVQLSAGQRQLVAIARGLVIQPKILLLDEPTSALDAGSAKNLIEILNQLAQSYQTTVFMVNHQLELAQKFCTRLLYLQQGRLLVNQEASEISWANLRESLTQAKAQDEFGF
- a CDS encoding response regulator transcription factor, whose protein sequence is MGSVCIEIIEGNPHLRSLLGWHLQQLDYRVHQAASIYQAREVFLSHQPTLVILDADLPDGDGIEFCRWLHRQQQPLILMLSARSNEADIVAGLKAGADDYLSKPFGMQEFLARVEAIIRRKRTPVAPAYLDYGALQIDLVQRRVRFQGEFIDLTPQEFSLLYVLAQAGGVPLSRSELLRRAWPDAIDNPRTIDTHVLSLRKKVELDPRQPSLIQTIRNVGYRFNTEILNANLPDLPPKLPKQRFTNQRSTISTQR